A part of Streptomyces sp. NBC_01451 genomic DNA contains:
- a CDS encoding response regulator: protein MVQKAKILLVDDRPENLLALEAILSALDQTLVRASSGEEALKALLTDDFAVILLDVQMPGMDGFETAAHIKRRERTRDIPIIFLTAINHGPHHTFRGYAAGAVDYISKPFDPWVLRAKVSVFVELYMKNCQLREQAALLRLQLEGGGGKPSVGAAKEPAGLLAELSARLAAVEEQAEALSKQLDDESADAAAVATAAHLERKLTGLRRALDALEPGTGSGAPTVPSPN from the coding sequence ATGGTGCAGAAGGCCAAGATCCTCCTGGTCGATGACCGGCCGGAGAATCTGCTGGCGCTGGAGGCCATCCTCTCTGCGTTGGATCAGACACTGGTGCGGGCATCGTCCGGGGAGGAAGCGCTCAAGGCACTTCTGACGGACGACTTCGCGGTCATTCTGCTGGATGTCCAGATGCCGGGCATGGACGGCTTCGAGACGGCCGCTCACATCAAGCGGCGGGAGCGGACCCGGGACATCCCGATCATCTTCCTCACCGCGATCAACCACGGTCCGCATCACACCTTCCGGGGATATGCGGCGGGTGCGGTGGACTACATCTCCAAGCCGTTCGACCCGTGGGTGCTGCGGGCGAAGGTCTCGGTGTTCGTCGAGCTCTATATGAAGAACTGCCAACTCCGGGAGCAGGCGGCCCTGTTGCGGCTGCAGCTGGAGGGCGGTGGCGGCAAGCCCTCGGTCGGTGCGGCCAAGGAACCGGCGGGTCTGCTCGCCGAGCTCTCCGCGCGGCTCGCGGCCGTCGAGGAACAGGCCGAGGCGCTGTCCAAACAGCTCGACGACGAGTCGGCGGACGCGGCCGCGGTGGCCACGGCAGCCCATCTCGAACGCAAACTGACCGGCCTGCGCCGTGCTCTGGACGCGCTCGAACCGGGTACCGGCAGCGGCGCGCCCACGGTGCCGTCGCCGAACTGA